In a single window of the Bacteroidota bacterium genome:
- a CDS encoding response regulator, whose amino-acid sequence MCDKPKIMIVDDDDVQINIFEKFVGELDVECISANSGFEALKKAKENNLAMAVVDVSMPKMDGYETVMKMREDGKNKHLPIIFYSAVYSENYYAQKGLETGAVDFIQKPINPKILHEKIKVFLNIYEQNQKRIELINQLEDTNKKLNDEIEQRKVIEEKLREAKEQAEESERLKTAFLSNMSHEIRTPMNAIIGFSDLLVKGGLSTKQQNEFIEIINSNTYSLLNLINDIIDISKIESGLLVIKKTECKLNKILEQLKIYFEKELEKLNKNHIKIFVDKVKDEDFILKTDPLRLKQVLNNLIGNAVKFTDNGSISFGYKIIDNKIEFFVKDTGIGIKSKQMEIVFQRFMQIENNNTKLYGGTGLGLAISKNLVELLGGKMWVESEENKETIFHFTIPLEEVTEISEIEKEKEVEVNNYNWKDKKILIVEDVESNFWFVREALRKTHVKIKWAKDGNEAIDICKNDDEIDLVLMDIQLPIVDGYHATRVIKKHRKDLKIIAQTAYAMPGEREKSLQAGCDEYLGKPIRVKDLLRMVNRFIDN is encoded by the coding sequence ATGTGTGATAAGCCCAAAATAATGATTGTTGATGACGATGATGTTCAAATAAATATTTTTGAAAAATTCGTTGGAGAGCTTGATGTTGAATGTATTTCGGCAAATTCGGGATTTGAGGCTCTTAAAAAAGCCAAAGAAAATAATCTTGCAATGGCAGTTGTTGATGTAAGTATGCCAAAAATGGATGGATACGAAACAGTTATGAAAATGAGAGAGGATGGTAAAAATAAACATTTACCAATAATATTTTATTCTGCTGTTTATTCCGAAAATTATTACGCACAAAAAGGATTAGAAACAGGAGCTGTTGATTTTATTCAAAAACCTATTAATCCTAAAATTTTACATGAAAAAATAAAGGTTTTTTTGAATATTTATGAGCAAAATCAAAAAAGAATTGAACTTATAAATCAACTTGAAGATACAAATAAAAAGTTGAATGATGAAATTGAGCAAAGAAAAGTTATTGAAGAAAAGCTTAGAGAAGCAAAAGAACAGGCTGAGGAATCAGAGCGTTTAAAAACTGCATTTTTGTCAAATATGTCTCATGAAATCAGAACACCAATGAATGCAATTATCGGGTTTTCTGACCTTTTGGTAAAAGGTGGTTTATCAACAAAACAGCAAAATGAATTTATTGAAATTATTAATTCAAATACTTATTCACTCCTAAATTTAATAAATGATATAATTGACATTTCAAAGATAGAATCAGGTCTATTAGTTATCAAAAAAACAGAATGTAAATTAAATAAGATATTAGAACAACTAAAAATTTATTTTGAAAAGGAACTTGAAAAATTAAATAAAAATCATATTAAGATTTTTGTTGACAAAGTAAAAGATGAAGATTTTATATTAAAAACAGACCCTTTACGTTTGAAGCAAGTATTAAATAATCTAATTGGGAATGCTGTTAAATTTACTGATAATGGTTCTATTAGTTTCGGATATAAAATTATTGATAACAAAATTGAGTTTTTTGTAAAGGATACAGGAATAGGGATAAAAAGCAAACAAATGGAAATTGTTTTCCAGAGGTTTATGCAAATTGAAAATAACAACACAAAATTATACGGTGGAACAGGGCTGGGACTTGCTATCTCAAAAAATCTTGTAGAATTACTCGGAGGAAAAATGTGGGTTGAATCCGAAGAAAATAAAGAAACAATTTTTCACTTTACAATTCCATTAGAGGAAGTAACAGAGATTTCTGAAATTGAAAAGGAAAAAGAAGTTGAAGTAAATAATTATAATTGGAAAGATAAAAAAATATTAATTGTAGAAGATGTTGAATCAAATTTTTGGTTTGTGAGAGAAGCTTTACGTAAAACACATGTAAAAATTAAATGGGCAAAAGATGGTAATGAAGCAATAGATATTTGTAAAAACGATGATGAAATTGATCTTGTATTAATGGATATTCAACTGCCTATTGTTGATGGTTATCATGCTACAAGAGTGATAAAAAAGCATAGAAAAGATTTGAAAATAATTGCACAAACAGCTTATGCTATGCCGGGAGAACGAGAGAAAAGCCTTCAGGCAGGATGTGACGAATATCTTGGAAAGCCTATTAGAGTGAAAGATTTATTGAGAATGGTAAATCGATTTATTGATAATTAA
- a CDS encoding protein-glutamate O-methyltransferase CheR produces MLNKSSEIIEIDLFLEALFQKYGYDFRDYGKAHIKRRILHRMNFADINNISEMQHKLLYDKEFFQVILQDLSINVTEMFRSPSFFKIFREEIIPYLKTYPFIKIWHAGCATGEEVYSMAIILKEENLLERTQIYATDFNQAVLKEAKKGIYSIENIKLFTKNYQQAGGKSSFSDYYSAKYKSVKIDDSLKKNIVFADHNLVTDSVFGEMNAIVCRNVLIYFNKTLQNKVYNLFYESLVKGGYLCLGEKESLRYKECENKFAIKSEKEKIYSRKY; encoded by the coding sequence ATGTTAAATAAATCAAGTGAAATTATTGAAATAGACTTATTTCTTGAAGCTTTGTTTCAGAAATACGGTTATGATTTTAGAGATTACGGAAAAGCTCATATTAAAAGAAGAATTTTACACAGAATGAATTTCGCAGACATTAATAATATTTCTGAAATGCAACATAAGTTGCTGTACGATAAAGAGTTTTTCCAAGTTATACTTCAAGATCTATCAATAAATGTAACCGAAATGTTTCGCAGTCCTTCTTTTTTTAAAATATTTAGAGAAGAAATTATTCCGTATTTAAAAACCTATCCCTTTATAAAAATATGGCACGCAGGATGTGCTACTGGCGAAGAGGTTTATTCAATGGCAATAATTTTAAAGGAAGAAAATTTATTGGAAAGGACTCAAATTTATGCTACTGATTTTAATCAAGCTGTTTTAAAAGAAGCAAAAAAAGGTATTTATTCAATTGAGAATATTAAATTATTTACAAAAAATTATCAGCAAGCAGGGGGTAAATCATCATTTTCCGATTATTACAGTGCTAAATATAAATCTGTTAAAATTGATGATTCATTGAAAAAAAATATTGTTTTTGCTGACCATAATCTGGTAACAGATAGCGTTTTTGGGGAAATGAATGCTATTGTATGTCGTAATGTTCTCATTTATTTTAATAAAACATTGCAAAATAAAGTTTATAACTTATTTTATGAAAGTTTGGTAAAAGGTGGATACCTTTGTCTTGGAGAAAAAGAAAGTTTGAGATATAAGGAATGTGAAAATAAATTTGCCATCAAATCCGAAAAAGAAAAAATTTATTCAAGAAAATACTAA
- a CDS encoding chemotaxis protein CheB, with the protein MSFNTIVIGASAGGIDALTKLLTALKSDLKLAVIVVQHISPYSDNFMVSHLNNICKLKVVEANEKDEIKSGTIYFAAPDYHLLVEEDKTFSLSAEEKVNFSRPSIDVLFETAADVYGENLIGIILTGANKDGSEGLKTIKKNGGFTIVQDPKCAEVDTMPIVAINTVDVDKILNIKEISDFINGLDE; encoded by the coding sequence ATGTCTTTTAATACAATAGTTATAGGTGCTTCCGCAGGTGGAATTGATGCTTTAACAAAGCTTCTAACTGCTTTAAAATCAGACCTAAAACTTGCAGTTATTGTTGTTCAACATATTAGCCCTTACTCAGATAATTTTATGGTTTCTCATCTTAATAATATCTGTAAATTAAAAGTGGTAGAAGCGAATGAAAAAGACGAAATAAAAAGCGGAACAATTTATTTTGCAGCTCCCGATTATCATCTTCTCGTTGAAGAAGATAAAACATTTTCTCTTTCTGCGGAAGAAAAGGTAAATTTTTCACGACCATCAATTGATGTTTTATTTGAGACCGCTGCTGATGTATATGGAGAAAATTTAATAGGTATCATACTTACAGGAGCTAATAAAGATGGTAGTGAAGGATTAAAAACGATTAAAAAAAATGGTGGTTTTACTATAGTGCAAGACCCTAAATGTGCAGAAGTTGATACAATGCCTATTGTTGCTATAAATACAGTAGATGTTGATAAAATTTTAAACATTAAAGAAATATCGGACTTTATAAACGGACTTGATGAGTAA
- a CDS encoding response regulator, with the protein MKKPKILIVDDKKANLIALERTLKDFDIEFVRALSGNEALTKTLNEEFALALVDVQMPEMDGFETVSYMRQSDECKYLPIIFISAIYTDDFYKIKGIKSGAFDFIKKPYVSELLRAKVKVFIDLYVQHQQQEELLKEIERKNIKLKEAIKKANDATKSKSLFLANMSHEIRTPMNGIIGTVEILKKMNLTPQQCEFLDIIELSGNNLLTIINDILDFSKIESGQIEIEKIAFNLHEELRKIVKMLEMKAKDKNIYLRLEVDSSVVQFVESDPVRLSQIIINLINNAIKFTNKGGVTIKVKPIIEQDDSTKVRFEIIDTGVGISKEGIKKLFKSFSQVDASTTRKYGGTGLGLSISKNLSELLGGEIGVESEEGEGSTFWFIIDFKKVVKKNVQIEEVKEDETIEFKKVSVLLAEDNVINQKVATFNIHQMGHQVDIADNGLIAVNMFKKKNYDIILMDIHMPKMDGLEATKEIRNIENERGVKNPIKIVAMTADIIKGNKEKYLNSGMNGFIGKPFDPIILKKWLK; encoded by the coding sequence ATGAAGAAACCGAAAATATTAATAGTTGATGATAAAAAAGCAAATCTGATTGCCTTAGAGCGTACATTAAAAGATTTTGATATTGAGTTTGTACGTGCATTATCAGGAAATGAAGCGTTAACAAAAACCTTAAATGAGGAATTTGCTCTTGCACTTGTTGATGTTCAAATGCCTGAAATGGATGGCTTTGAAACAGTTTCATACATGCGTCAATCTGATGAATGTAAATACTTGCCAATAATTTTTATATCTGCAATTTATACTGATGACTTTTACAAAATTAAAGGAATTAAAAGTGGTGCTTTTGATTTTATAAAAAAACCCTATGTTTCTGAATTACTAAGAGCTAAAGTAAAAGTATTTATCGACCTTTACGTCCAACATCAGCAACAGGAAGAACTTTTGAAAGAAATTGAGCGAAAGAATATTAAACTTAAGGAGGCTATTAAAAAGGCAAATGACGCAACAAAATCAAAATCATTGTTCTTGGCAAATATGTCCCATGAAATTCGTACACCAATGAATGGTATTATTGGAACTGTAGAAATTCTTAAAAAAATGAATTTAACACCACAGCAATGTGAATTTTTAGATATTATTGAGTTGTCAGGTAATAATTTATTAACAATTATTAATGATATTCTTGATTTTTCAAAAATAGAATCAGGGCAAATAGAAATTGAAAAAATCGCTTTTAATCTGCATGAAGAATTGAGGAAAATTGTGAAGATGTTGGAAATGAAAGCTAAAGATAAAAATATCTATCTAAGGCTTGAAGTAGATTCCTCTGTGGTGCAATTTGTTGAAAGCGACCCTGTAAGATTAAGCCAGATAATAATTAATTTAATAAATAATGCAATAAAATTTACAAATAAGGGTGGAGTAACAATTAAAGTAAAACCAATAATTGAGCAAGATGATTCAACAAAGGTACGTTTTGAAATTATTGATACAGGTGTTGGTATTTCAAAAGAAGGAATTAAAAAATTGTTTAAATCATTTTCTCAAGTTGATGCTTCAACAACAAGAAAATATGGTGGAACAGGATTAGGCTTATCAATTTCTAAAAATTTATCCGAATTATTGGGCGGAGAAATAGGTGTGGAAAGTGAAGAGGGTGAAGGCTCCACTTTTTGGTTTATTATAGATTTTAAGAAAGTTGTAAAGAAAAATGTACAGATTGAAGAGGTTAAAGAAGATGAAACAATTGAATTTAAAAAAGTTTCGGTTTTACTTGCCGAGGATAATGTAATAAATCAAAAAGTAGCTACATTTAATATTCATCAAATGGGACATCAAGTTGATATTGCCGATAATGGATTAATTGCAGTTAACATGTTTAAGAAAAAGAATTATGATATAATTTTGATGGATATTCACATGCCTAAGATGGATGGATTGGAAGCAACAAAAGAGATAAGAAATATTGAAAATGAGAGAGGTGTAAAAAATCCAATAAAAATTGTTGCAATGACAGCTGATATTATTAAAGGAAATAAAGAAAAATATTTAAATTCGGGGATGAATGGATTTATTGGTAAGCCCTTTGATCCGATAATTTTAAAAAAATGGTTGAAATAA
- a CDS encoding response regulator: MKNNNTEMNWKGKKILIVEDIETSSMYFKAALRETKATLLWAVNGEKAISVCKENPDIDVILMDIRMPIMDGVIATKEIRKFMKDVPIIVQTAYSLSEEEEISLKAGSNEFLMKPIKLNTLIGTISKYFD; encoded by the coding sequence ATGAAAAATAATAATACTGAAATGAATTGGAAAGGGAAAAAAATACTTATTGTTGAAGATATTGAAACAAGTAGTATGTACTTTAAAGCTGCACTTAGAGAAACCAAGGCAACTTTACTGTGGGCAGTGAATGGTGAAAAAGCAATTTCCGTTTGTAAAGAAAATCCCGATATTGATGTTATCTTGATGGATATTCGAATGCCAATTATGGATGGAGTTATTGCCACAAAAGAAATACGAAAATTCATGAAAGATGTTCCGATTATAGTTCAAACGGCTTATTCACTTTCTGAAGAAGAGGAAATAAGTTTAAAAGCCGGGTCAAATGAATTTTTAATGAAACCAATAAAACTAAATACTCTAATTGGGACAATTAGCAAATATTTTGATTAA